In a single window of the Arthrobacter sp. StoSoilA2 genome:
- a CDS encoding GtrA family protein, with protein sequence METAADATELRPPPIQKPPRKRHRGLLKYPVVRQLLRFTGVGILCTASSLALYALLRPWIDPQLANAVALIVTSIMNTALNRRLTFKISGSRKRGQDHMHGLIVIGIALVITGGAWASCI encoded by the coding sequence ATGGAGACAGCCGCAGACGCCACCGAACTGCGCCCGCCTCCCATACAAAAGCCCCCCAGGAAGAGGCATCGCGGCCTTCTCAAGTACCCCGTGGTGCGGCAACTGCTTCGATTCACCGGCGTCGGAATTCTCTGCACAGCAAGTTCGCTTGCCCTCTACGCGCTGCTGCGTCCCTGGATTGACCCCCAGCTCGCCAACGCCGTGGCGTTGATCGTGACCTCGATCATGAACACAGCGCTCAACCGCAGGCTGACCTTCAAGATCAGCGGCAGCAGGAAACGCGGCCAGGACCACATGCATGGGTTGATCGTCATAGGGATTGCCCTGGTCATCACTGGGGGGGCCTGGGCATCCTGCATCTGA
- a CDS encoding fumarylacetoacetate hydrolase family protein — protein MTFRLPRRIARVRPLDSQDPNEQFFVANDAHDFESEAGTHWLVIDSPFEASRANASSPTRLGWEPGTGVSEGSFTFLAPSVPANVFGMAHNTGQAGRDLQPQAFHKAASSVIGPGEAIQLSSNVGHVDPEAELTVVVGRTARGLTLETAGSAILGYTIGNDVSARDLQKTDELWISAKSQDTFTPAGPWIVTDLDAADLSIGIVHNGTALKTASSADLGWKVDEIMVYLTSFMTIHPGDLVLTGFPAECARIQPGDTVVCRVEGIGELANPVTTASWEGVPA, from the coding sequence ATGACTTTCCGCCTTCCCCGTCGCATCGCCCGCGTCCGCCCCTTGGATTCACAGGATCCCAACGAGCAATTCTTCGTTGCCAACGACGCCCATGACTTCGAATCCGAAGCGGGGACGCACTGGCTTGTTATCGATTCGCCCTTCGAGGCATCAAGGGCAAACGCGAGTAGCCCCACGCGGCTCGGTTGGGAACCGGGGACGGGGGTGAGCGAGGGTTCTTTCACTTTCCTCGCACCTTCAGTGCCGGCCAACGTCTTTGGCATGGCCCACAACACCGGGCAGGCTGGCAGGGACCTTCAACCACAGGCATTTCACAAGGCCGCCTCCAGCGTGATCGGCCCCGGCGAAGCGATCCAGCTGAGTTCGAACGTTGGTCATGTTGACCCGGAAGCGGAACTGACGGTCGTCGTCGGACGTACAGCGCGGGGCCTGACGCTGGAAACGGCGGGGTCGGCAATCCTCGGCTACACCATCGGGAACGATGTCTCCGCACGCGACCTCCAAAAGACCGACGAACTCTGGATCAGCGCGAAGAGCCAGGACACCTTTACGCCTGCAGGTCCGTGGATCGTCACCGACCTCGACGCCGCAGATCTTTCCATCGGGATCGTCCACAATGGCACCGCGCTCAAAACCGCAAGCTCGGCGGACCTCGGCTGGAAAGTGGACGAAATCATGGTCTATCTGACCTCGTTCATGACCATCCACCCCGGCGACCTGGTCCTGACTGGCTTCCCCGCCGAATGCGCGCGCATTCAGCCAGGTGACACCGTGGTGTGCCGGGTGGAAGGAATTGGGGAGCTCGCCAACCCCGTCACCACCGCTTCCTGGGAGGGTGTGCCCGCATAG
- the nadA gene encoding quinolinate synthase NadA, which translates to MSSVNTAVQLITREEAEKGLSAAGSTCSPALAKGPWEYDLAEALAGAPAYGPGASSSDVAPKETPRQGQLPDEYKRATDAELDARIRAAKKTLGDRAVILGHFYQRDEVIQYADFVGDSFQLANAALTKPDAEAIIFCGVHFMAETADILSTPEQAVILPNLAAGCSMADMADEDSVEECWEQLEEIFGTDTDALGRVPVIPVTYMNSSAALKAFCGRNGGIVCTSSNAKVVLEWAFERGQRVLFFPDQHLGRNTAKALGVPLEQMPMWNPRKELGGNDEQTLLDARVILWHGFCSVHKRFNVGQIEKARVDFPGVNVIVHPECPMEVVDAADSAGSTDFIKKAIAAATEPTTFAIGTEINMVNRLAAENPQHTIFCLDPVICPCSTMYRIHPGYLAWVLEELVEGRIVNRITVDDAVQENAKIALERMLAAKPA; encoded by the coding sequence ATGAGCAGCGTCAACACTGCCGTCCAGCTGATCACGCGGGAGGAAGCCGAGAAGGGGCTTTCCGCCGCCGGATCCACCTGCAGCCCGGCCCTGGCCAAAGGCCCCTGGGAGTATGACCTTGCCGAGGCACTTGCCGGTGCCCCCGCCTACGGACCAGGAGCCTCCAGCAGCGACGTCGCTCCCAAGGAAACGCCGCGCCAGGGACAGCTCCCGGACGAGTACAAACGGGCAACGGATGCCGAACTGGATGCCCGGATCCGCGCTGCCAAAAAGACGCTCGGGGACCGCGCCGTGATCCTGGGCCACTTCTACCAGCGTGACGAAGTGATTCAGTACGCCGACTTCGTGGGTGACTCTTTCCAGCTGGCCAACGCTGCGCTGACAAAGCCCGACGCGGAAGCCATCATCTTCTGCGGCGTCCACTTCATGGCAGAGACTGCGGACATCCTGTCCACGCCGGAACAGGCCGTCATCCTGCCGAACCTCGCGGCTGGCTGCTCCATGGCGGACATGGCTGATGAGGACTCGGTAGAGGAGTGCTGGGAACAGCTCGAAGAAATCTTCGGCACGGACACTGATGCCCTGGGCCGCGTTCCGGTCATCCCCGTCACCTACATGAACTCCTCCGCTGCGCTGAAGGCCTTCTGTGGCCGGAACGGCGGAATTGTCTGCACGTCCTCCAACGCCAAAGTTGTCCTGGAATGGGCCTTCGAACGTGGGCAGCGCGTCCTGTTCTTCCCCGACCAGCACCTGGGCCGCAACACGGCAAAGGCCCTCGGCGTCCCGCTCGAGCAGATGCCCATGTGGAACCCGCGCAAGGAACTGGGTGGCAACGACGAACAGACGCTGCTGGACGCCCGCGTGATCCTCTGGCACGGCTTCTGCTCGGTCCACAAGCGCTTCAACGTAGGCCAGATCGAGAAGGCCCGCGTCGATTTCCCCGGCGTGAACGTAATCGTGCACCCCGAGTGCCCCATGGAGGTCGTGGATGCCGCGGACTCCGCCGGTTCCACCGACTTCATCAAGAAGGCCATCGCTGCCGCCACCGAACCCACCACGTTCGCCATCGGTACGGAAATCAACATGGTGAACCGGCTCGCTGCGGAAAACCCACAGCACACGATCTTCTGCCTGGACCCCGTGATCTGCCCCTGCTCCACCATGTACCGCATCCACCCCGGCTACCTCGCATGGGTGCTGGAGGAACTCGTCGAAGGACGCATCGTCAACCGCATCACCGTGGATGACGCCGTGCAGGAAAACGCCAAAATTGCGCTGGAGCGCATGCTGGCCGCCAAGCCTGCCTAA
- a CDS encoding transglutaminase family protein → MERNVAAKLVFKTVANTKVAMAIAVANNPGYESVTETLSITLDGNEIPFAELSDHHGGRFQYMEFAEPSEVTVDYQATVHGFAECDTPSPMELIRYVRPSRYAESDRLLPTSYAEFGSLGGAELLHAVRDWVNGELRYVSGSSRGTDGAVETLLHRRGVCRDFAHLAIALLRSKDVPARLAAVYAPGLSPMDFHAVAEAYIENEWHIIDPTGLAPRGSMLRITAGRDSSDTAFLSTVGGSLSLKTLKVSASVNGELPMEDPRQLVRLR, encoded by the coding sequence ATGGAACGCAACGTTGCTGCCAAGCTCGTTTTCAAGACTGTAGCCAACACGAAAGTGGCCATGGCCATTGCCGTGGCCAACAATCCGGGGTACGAGTCAGTGACGGAAACACTCTCCATCACTCTGGATGGGAACGAGATTCCTTTCGCTGAACTCAGCGACCATCACGGGGGCCGCTTCCAATATATGGAATTCGCGGAGCCCAGCGAAGTGACGGTTGACTATCAGGCAACGGTCCATGGCTTCGCAGAATGCGACACACCCTCTCCGATGGAACTCATCCGGTACGTCCGGCCGAGCCGCTACGCCGAATCTGATCGGTTGCTGCCCACCTCTTACGCCGAGTTCGGCAGCCTTGGCGGGGCCGAACTGCTCCACGCTGTCCGCGATTGGGTCAACGGAGAACTGCGTTACGTCAGTGGGTCCTCACGAGGAACCGACGGGGCGGTGGAGACGCTTCTCCACCGCCGGGGTGTATGCCGTGACTTCGCCCATCTGGCCATCGCCCTGTTGCGGTCCAAGGATGTTCCCGCCCGCCTCGCGGCTGTGTACGCACCCGGTCTGAGCCCCATGGACTTCCACGCTGTGGCAGAGGCCTACATCGAGAATGAATGGCACATCATCGATCCCACGGGGCTGGCGCCCCGCGGGTCCATGCTTCGCATTACGGCAGGACGGGATTCTTCAGACACAGCCTTCTTGTCCACTGTAGGTGGCAGCCTGTCGCTGAAGACCCTCAAAGTCAGCGCATCAGTCAACGGTGAGCTCCCAATGGAGGATCCACGGCAGCTCGTCCGCCTGCGCTAA
- a CDS encoding cysteine desulfurase family protein, whose translation MIFLDAAATTPVRREVLEAMWPYLSGGFGNPSSHHSLGEAAATALAEARSAVAKVLSCRAGEVTFTSGGTEADNLAVKGIALARHAADPSLKRVVISAIEHPAVEESARYLERVHGFTVDVVPVDTDGLVSVDALRAVLRPETALVSIMYANNEIGTVQPVADLAAAAHGMGIPFHTDAVQAAGWLSVDVKALGVDALSLSGHKLGAPKGSGVLFTKGRMRVEPLVHGGGQERGKRSGTENVAAAVALSTALTLSLREQPELAARVSELRERFVAQVLQTVPGAILTGHRSRRLPSIASFCFPGTSGESVLLELERLGVVCSSGSACAAGSDAPSPVLLALGMVPEIAQTAVRFSFPSTVTEAELEQAAGAVETAVGRVRNLATPQPG comes from the coding sequence ATGATCTTCCTGGACGCTGCAGCCACCACGCCGGTCCGGCGCGAAGTACTCGAAGCCATGTGGCCGTACCTCAGTGGCGGGTTTGGCAACCCATCCAGCCACCACAGCCTGGGTGAAGCGGCCGCCACTGCGCTCGCAGAGGCGAGGTCAGCCGTCGCGAAGGTGCTCAGTTGCCGCGCGGGCGAGGTGACCTTCACCTCGGGCGGCACGGAGGCTGACAACCTGGCTGTCAAGGGAATCGCACTGGCCCGGCATGCAGCCGATCCCTCGCTGAAACGGGTAGTGATAAGCGCAATCGAGCATCCTGCCGTGGAGGAGTCCGCCCGTTACCTCGAACGCGTGCATGGCTTCACGGTGGACGTGGTGCCGGTGGACACGGACGGACTCGTCTCAGTGGACGCGCTCCGGGCCGTCCTCCGGCCGGAGACAGCCTTGGTGAGCATCATGTATGCGAACAACGAGATCGGTACGGTCCAGCCCGTCGCGGACCTCGCTGCCGCAGCCCACGGGATGGGCATCCCCTTCCACACTGATGCCGTCCAAGCGGCCGGCTGGCTGAGCGTGGACGTCAAGGCCCTGGGCGTGGATGCGCTGAGCCTTTCCGGCCACAAGCTGGGCGCGCCCAAGGGATCCGGTGTCCTGTTCACGAAGGGTCGGATGCGCGTGGAGCCGTTGGTTCATGGGGGAGGCCAGGAGCGGGGAAAGAGATCCGGGACGGAGAATGTAGCCGCGGCCGTGGCATTGTCCACGGCACTGACGTTGAGCCTGCGCGAGCAGCCGGAGTTGGCGGCCCGGGTTTCAGAGCTGAGGGAGCGGTTCGTCGCGCAGGTCCTCCAAACCGTCCCGGGCGCCATACTGACAGGGCATCGAAGCCGGAGGCTGCCATCAATCGCATCGTTCTGCTTCCCTGGAACCAGCGGCGAATCAGTCCTGCTTGAGCTGGAACGCCTTGGCGTGGTTTGCTCCAGTGGTTCCGCCTGCGCGGCGGGATCGGACGCCCCGTCGCCAGTACTCTTGGCGTTGGGCATGGTCCCGGAGATAGCGCAAACAGCCGTGCGCTTCAGCTTCCCGTCAACTGTTACCGAAGCCGAACTCGAGCAAGCTGCCGGAGCCGTGGAAACCGCCGTCGGGCGTGTCCGGAACCTGGCAACACCGCAACCGGGCTAG
- the nadC gene encoding carboxylating nicotinate-nucleotide diphosphorylase, translating into MTNLTLPAAPVRDILERAFAEDAPSGDITSQLLIPAGARATAVLNARVPGVFSGGTVFRDAMKLVDPDTEVELLLADGEAFDAGTHLARVTGSARSVLLAERVGLNLVQRMSAIATKTAEFVRLVEGTRARITDTRKTTPGLRVLERYAVRCGGGANHRYSLSDAVLAKDNHLAVMTGGDSAKLTELLAAAKAQLGHTTHFEVEVDRADQIEPVLAAGVDTIMLDNFSIDELRAGVKQVDGRANVEASGNVNLNTVAEIAATGVDVISIGGLTHSVSALDLGLDIELRTDAEPKAV; encoded by the coding sequence ATGACCAACCTGACCCTCCCCGCAGCACCTGTACGGGACATCCTGGAGCGGGCCTTCGCGGAGGACGCACCCAGCGGTGACATCACCTCGCAGCTGCTGATCCCCGCCGGCGCGCGTGCCACGGCGGTCCTGAATGCCCGCGTCCCGGGCGTCTTCAGCGGTGGAACGGTCTTCCGCGACGCCATGAAGCTCGTTGACCCGGACACCGAGGTGGAATTGCTGCTCGCCGACGGTGAAGCGTTCGACGCCGGAACCCACCTCGCGCGGGTCACCGGCAGTGCACGATCGGTACTGTTGGCAGAACGCGTCGGACTCAACCTGGTGCAGCGGATGAGCGCCATTGCCACCAAGACCGCAGAATTCGTCAGATTGGTTGAAGGAACGCGCGCCCGGATCACGGACACCCGCAAAACCACGCCCGGTTTGCGTGTCCTGGAACGCTATGCCGTGCGCTGCGGCGGGGGAGCGAACCACCGCTACAGCCTCTCGGATGCCGTCCTGGCAAAGGACAACCACTTGGCTGTCATGACCGGCGGAGACTCCGCGAAACTCACTGAACTGCTCGCAGCCGCCAAAGCCCAGCTGGGACACACAACTCACTTTGAAGTTGAAGTTGACCGGGCAGACCAGATCGAACCCGTCCTGGCCGCGGGAGTGGACACCATCATGCTGGACAACTTTTCCATCGATGAACTCCGGGCAGGCGTCAAACAGGTAGACGGACGGGCAAACGTGGAAGCCAGCGGAAACGTCAACCTCAACACAGTGGCAGAGATCGCCGCGACAGGCGTGGACGTCATCTCGATCGGCGGGCTGACGCACAGTGTTTCGGCACTGGACCTCGGGCTGGACATTGAGCTGCGGACTGATGCAGAGCCGAAAGCAGTCTGA
- a CDS encoding DUF1684 domain-containing protein, with product MAPDQHDAFEDNMPAMSAVDVADWRLRTFALYDQVRQLAATDPFDAHNYWRQERDRMFATHPASALTAEMKASFSGLRTADYDPAFRMYVPLSPEGTGQEMNVQTGTDGVVPFVRIGTFELPGLGSLAVWRLRSYGGGIFVPLRDATAGKEGGSYGAGRYLLDTVKGAYHGVRRIDERQEFIVDLNFAYNPSCAYNEAWACPLAGPANRLAAEVPVGELYLGEG from the coding sequence ATGGCTCCCGATCAGCACGACGCATTCGAGGACAACATGCCCGCCATGTCCGCCGTTGACGTTGCGGACTGGCGGCTTCGGACCTTCGCCCTCTATGACCAAGTGCGGCAGCTGGCGGCTACGGATCCGTTCGATGCACACAACTATTGGCGCCAGGAGCGGGACCGGATGTTTGCTACCCATCCCGCATCCGCCCTGACAGCAGAGATGAAAGCATCCTTCTCCGGGCTGCGTACGGCCGACTACGATCCCGCCTTCCGGATGTACGTTCCGCTGTCGCCGGAGGGAACGGGACAGGAAATGAATGTTCAGACAGGGACCGACGGCGTAGTTCCGTTTGTGAGGATTGGAACCTTTGAGCTGCCGGGGCTCGGGTCCCTGGCCGTTTGGCGGCTGCGAAGCTATGGGGGCGGCATCTTCGTGCCTTTGCGCGACGCTACCGCCGGCAAAGAGGGTGGAAGCTACGGCGCCGGAAGATACCTTTTGGACACCGTGAAGGGCGCTTACCACGGTGTTCGCCGCATCGATGAACGGCAGGAGTTCATCGTGGACTTAAACTTCGCCTACAACCCGTCCTGCGCCTATAACGAAGCCTGGGCGTGCCCCCTTGCCGGACCGGCCAACCGGCTCGCAGCGGAGGTACCAGTGGGTGAACTGTATTTGGGAGAAGGCTAA
- a CDS encoding MarR family winged helix-turn-helix transcriptional regulator produces the protein MSSPSASSAVRLAAETWESLFRSQVAVMRKLQSGPAFKSLPVKEYDVLFTLSRCPSGQLRLNEINDKVLLSQSSLSRLVDRLEKRGLVERTTAPDDGRGVLLSLTESGSELQKTIGREHVRDIAQLVGPALTVEEQRELLRLTEKLRASVAGHQGTHG, from the coding sequence ATGTCCAGCCCTTCGGCGTCATCCGCCGTTCGCCTCGCCGCCGAGACCTGGGAGTCGCTGTTCCGCTCCCAGGTGGCGGTGATGCGGAAACTTCAATCAGGTCCTGCGTTCAAATCACTGCCCGTGAAGGAGTACGACGTCCTGTTCACGCTCTCGCGATGCCCTTCGGGCCAGCTGCGGTTGAACGAGATCAATGACAAAGTGCTGCTGAGCCAGTCCAGCCTGAGCCGTTTGGTGGACCGTCTGGAGAAGCGCGGTTTGGTGGAACGGACAACAGCGCCCGACGACGGTCGTGGAGTGCTGCTGTCCCTGACCGAATCAGGCAGCGAGCTGCAAAAAACAATTGGCCGGGAACACGTGCGTGATATTGCGCAACTCGTGGGGCCGGCGCTGACTGTGGAGGAGCAGCGCGAGCTGTTGCGGCTGACGGAGAAGCTGCGGGCCTCGGTGGCAGGACACCAGGGGACGCACGGGTAA
- a CDS encoding LLM class flavin-dependent oxidoreductase, which yields MQIGVFSVSDITTDPTTGRTPTENERIKASVAIAKKVEEIGMDVYAIGEHHNRPFFSSSPTTTLAYIAAQTERITLSTATTLITTNDPVKIAEDFAMLQHLSDGRVDLVLGRGNTAPVYPWFGKNIQDGIELAIENYSLLRKLWDEDTVNWSGKFRTPLQNFTSTPRPLDGVAPFVWHGSIRTPQIAEVAAYYGDGFFANNIFWPKEHYQQLIGLYRERYEHYGHGTADQAIVGLGGQFFMRKNSQDAVKEFRPYFDNAPVYGHGPSLEDFTSQTPLTVGSPQEVIEKTLTFREFFGDYQRQLFLIDHAGLPLKTVLEQLDLFGEEVLPVLRKEYAALKPANVPDAPTHASRVAAAMEASVNESAPAGAPGQEA from the coding sequence ATGCAGATCGGCGTATTCAGCGTCAGTGACATCACCACTGACCCCACCACGGGCCGCACGCCCACGGAGAACGAACGCATCAAGGCCTCCGTTGCCATCGCCAAAAAGGTTGAAGAAATCGGCATGGATGTCTATGCCATTGGCGAGCACCACAACCGGCCCTTCTTCTCATCCTCCCCCACCACCACCCTGGCCTACATCGCAGCCCAGACCGAGCGGATCACCCTGTCCACGGCCACAACCCTGATCACCACGAATGACCCGGTCAAGATCGCCGAGGACTTCGCGATGCTGCAGCATCTCTCCGATGGCCGGGTAGATCTGGTGCTTGGGCGCGGGAACACAGCTCCTGTATACCCCTGGTTCGGCAAGAACATCCAGGACGGGATCGAGCTCGCGATCGAAAATTACAGCCTGCTCCGCAAGTTATGGGATGAGGATACGGTCAATTGGTCAGGCAAGTTCCGCACACCACTGCAGAACTTCACGTCCACACCGCGCCCCTTGGACGGCGTTGCCCCCTTCGTCTGGCACGGATCAATCCGCACGCCGCAGATCGCCGAAGTAGCTGCCTACTATGGCGACGGCTTCTTCGCCAACAACATCTTCTGGCCCAAGGAGCACTACCAGCAGTTGATCGGCCTCTACCGCGAGCGCTACGAGCACTATGGGCACGGCACGGCCGACCAGGCAATCGTGGGATTGGGTGGCCAGTTCTTCATGAGGAAGAATTCCCAGGACGCCGTCAAGGAGTTCCGTCCGTACTTCGACAACGCACCGGTGTACGGCCACGGCCCTTCCTTGGAGGACTTCACCTCACAGACTCCCCTGACCGTGGGCAGTCCGCAGGAAGTCATCGAGAAGACGCTCACCTTCCGTGAGTTCTTTGGCGACTACCAGCGGCAGTTGTTCCTGATCGATCACGCAGGTTTGCCCCTGAAGACCGTACTGGAGCAGCTTGACCTCTTCGGCGAGGAAGTCCTACCCGTGCTCCGCAAGGAATATGCTGCCTTGAAGCCGGCCAACGTGCCGGACGCGCCAACGCATGCTTCCCGCGTTGCCGCCGCCATGGAGGCCAGCGTCAACGAGTCTGCTCCAGCTGGAGCCCCGGGTCAGGAGGCCTGA
- a CDS encoding FAD-dependent oxidoreductase — protein sequence MTSGSVAEGRTPKRLIVVGSGIAGLYSALLAAEAGAEVVLLTKGALADSNTYYAQGGISAVLDEPAPGDTVAAHIADTLKAGAGHCNEEAVRVLCTEARLDIAGLGRFGVQFDLDDDGDPALGLEAAHSAPRILHAGGDATGAGVAAALIRAVLDAQAAGRITVIGHAQVTSLSLDGARVMGCSFIHDGQELGLQADAVLLATGGAGQLFAQTTNPSVATADGLALAWRAGGAVADLEFFQFHPTCMVIPAEAREADGNNEPLLISEAVRGEGAILVDAGGHRFMPGYHPDAELAPRDVVSRSIALHLAQLGDPNGHVFLDATVIEEQRGQGFLARRFPTLSKRTRQAGVDWTRQRVPVAPAAHYWMGGVVTDLYGRTSVPGLLAAGEVACTGVQGANRLASNSLLEGLVFGRRAVEAFLGSTGGAAGPFAPALAPRTGDRLASSAAGSGAHATTALSGPPASPVTSVFEMDAIPVPISWEFESMPGPGARETSFGHAGVFSRQALRRLMTAKAGVLRTGGLLAEAAEVLGSWEGEVVPLEVPDSLDPREHEDSNLLLAAQLLVHAARERRESLGAHYRSDGVKEPAAVEDFDKRYTMSRKASLVND from the coding sequence ATGACCTCAGGAAGCGTTGCTGAAGGGCGCACGCCCAAGCGGCTGATCGTCGTCGGAAGCGGCATCGCGGGGCTGTATTCAGCCTTGCTGGCCGCCGAAGCCGGAGCCGAAGTGGTGCTGCTGACCAAGGGTGCGCTCGCGGACAGCAACACCTACTACGCCCAGGGCGGGATCTCCGCCGTGTTGGACGAGCCAGCTCCCGGTGACACGGTGGCTGCGCACATCGCCGACACCCTCAAGGCAGGGGCAGGCCACTGCAACGAAGAGGCGGTGCGGGTGTTGTGCACTGAGGCGCGGTTGGACATCGCGGGACTGGGACGGTTCGGCGTGCAGTTCGACCTCGACGACGACGGCGACCCCGCCTTGGGCCTCGAGGCCGCCCACTCAGCTCCGCGCATCCTGCACGCCGGCGGCGACGCAACCGGTGCCGGGGTGGCCGCAGCGCTGATCCGCGCCGTGCTGGATGCACAGGCGGCTGGACGGATCACGGTGATCGGACACGCGCAGGTCACCTCGCTTTCGCTGGATGGCGCCCGCGTTATGGGGTGCAGCTTCATCCACGACGGGCAAGAGCTCGGCCTCCAGGCAGACGCCGTACTCCTGGCCACCGGAGGAGCAGGCCAACTGTTTGCGCAGACCACAAATCCCTCCGTGGCCACCGCCGACGGCCTTGCGCTCGCATGGCGTGCCGGAGGCGCCGTTGCAGACCTTGAGTTCTTCCAGTTCCACCCAACATGCATGGTGATACCGGCCGAGGCCAGGGAGGCAGACGGGAACAACGAACCCCTGCTGATCTCCGAAGCAGTGCGGGGGGAAGGGGCCATCCTGGTCGATGCCGGTGGACACCGGTTCATGCCCGGCTATCACCCTGATGCGGAACTCGCGCCCAGGGACGTCGTCTCCCGCAGCATCGCACTTCACCTGGCCCAACTCGGCGACCCCAACGGCCACGTGTTCCTCGACGCCACCGTGATCGAAGAACAGCGTGGCCAGGGCTTCCTGGCCAGGCGCTTCCCCACCCTCAGCAAGCGGACGCGCCAAGCCGGTGTCGACTGGACCCGGCAACGTGTCCCCGTAGCACCCGCGGCCCACTACTGGATGGGTGGTGTGGTGACCGACCTCTACGGCCGCACATCTGTGCCGGGCTTGCTCGCCGCGGGCGAGGTTGCCTGCACCGGCGTCCAAGGGGCCAACAGGCTGGCCAGCAACTCTTTGCTCGAAGGGCTCGTGTTCGGGCGGCGTGCTGTTGAAGCGTTCTTGGGGTCGACAGGCGGAGCCGCAGGCCCCTTTGCGCCTGCGCTCGCGCCTCGTACCGGCGATCGCCTCGCAAGCTCGGCGGCCGGTTCGGGCGCTCACGCGACAACGGCGCTGTCGGGGCCTCCGGCCTCGCCTGTCACTTCGGTTTTCGAAATGGATGCTATCCCGGTTCCTATTTCTTGGGAGTTTGAGTCTATGCCGGGTCCGGGTGCTCGTGAGACGTCCTTTGGGCACGCGGGGGTGTTTTCGCGGCAGGCACTTCGCCGGCTGATGACTGCCAAGGCCGGCGTGCTGCGTACCGGTGGGTTGTTGGCAGAGGCCGCTGAAGTTTTGGGTTCCTGGGAGGGCGAAGTTGTTCCCCTGGAGGTGCCTGATTCCCTTGATCCCCGGGAGCATGAGGACTCCAACTTGCTCCTGGCGGCACAGTTGCTCGTCCATGCGGCCCGGGAGCGGCGGGAGTCGCTGGGGGCGCACTACCGCAGTGACGGCGTCAAGGAACCAGCCGCCGTCGAGGATTTTGACAAGCGTTACACCATGAGCCGGAAAGCGAGCCTCGTCAATGACTGA
- a CDS encoding DM13 domain-containing protein has protein sequence MNRIGRMIRGHRVLASVVGVAVVVLVIVGAALFQPWRLFTSSSVNEALPWDPPSSTSASPSNAPTSDALTSDAQGSGSPAPNTSASTPAVKTEPVVLGFGNFQSQEHQTSGTAQLLELPDGSRVLRLENLASSDGPDVKVWLSSLEAGGDWYKYRSGRYVDLGPIKATHGNQNYVIPSGVDVSGLSSVVLWCDRFSVAFGSAQLA, from the coding sequence ATGAACAGAATTGGGCGGATGATCCGTGGCCACAGGGTCCTTGCCTCCGTGGTGGGCGTGGCGGTCGTGGTCCTGGTCATCGTTGGGGCCGCGCTGTTCCAGCCCTGGCGGCTGTTTACGAGCAGCAGCGTGAACGAGGCCCTGCCGTGGGATCCTCCTTCATCAACATCGGCGTCTCCCTCTAATGCACCGACGTCCGATGCACTGACTTCCGACGCACAGGGCAGTGGCTCCCCTGCCCCCAACACCTCTGCCTCCACGCCAGCAGTCAAGACGGAACCTGTGGTGCTGGGCTTCGGCAATTTCCAATCCCAGGAGCATCAGACTTCCGGTACTGCACAGCTCCTGGAACTGCCCGATGGCTCCCGTGTGCTGAGGTTGGAAAACCTGGCCAGCAGCGACGGGCCGGACGTCAAGGTCTGGCTTAGCAGCCTTGAAGCAGGAGGCGATTGGTACAAGTACCGCTCGGGTCGGTATGTGGACCTCGGCCCCATCAAGGCCACGCACGGCAACCAGAACTACGTCATCCCATCCGGGGTGGACGTCTCAGGCCTGTCATCGGTGGTGCTCTGGTGTGACCGTTTCAGCGTCGCTTTCGGATCGGCGCAGCTTGCCTGA